The genome window TTGCGGCTTTGCAGCGAGTATCCGGCGAGCCTGAGTTTCTTCAGCTCGGCCCTCAACTTCTTTATGCTTAATCCTGCGTCAACGAGCGCCCCCAGTATCATATTGCCGCAGGCGCCGCTGAAGCAGTCAAAATAGGCTGTCCTCATTTTCTCCTCATTATAGCGTCGGCAAGGCATGCAGCGCCAAAGCCGTTGTCTATGTTGACCACGCCCACTCCCGTGGCGCAGGCGTTCATCATTGTCAGAAGTGCAGAAAGCCCTTTGAAGCTGGCGCCGTAGCCGACACTGGTGGGTACTGCTATCACAGGAGCCGATGTAAGCCCGGCTATAACGCTCGGCAGCGCCCCATCCATTCCGGCAACGACTATTATGACGGGCGCGGACATAATATCCTTTGTCCTGTCAAGAAGCCTGTGAAGGCCTGCCACTCCGACATCATAGATCCTATTTGCCTTATTGCCAAGGAGCTCCGCGGTTACGGCGGCCTCTTCGGCAACCGGGATATCGGCTGTTCCAGCGGTAATAACAAGTATCGGCTTTTTTGAGGCAGAGAGGTCCTTTCTTTTTGTGCTCCTGATGGATATAATCCGCGCGAGAGGGAAGTATTTTGCATTCGGAAGGACTTTTTTAATCTCCAGAAATATTTTTTCATCTGCCCTTGTGGCAAGCACATCCTTCTGGGTCAAGGCTATTTTTTTAATATGTTCTATGGTCTTGCCCGGGCAGTATATGACCTCGGGAAAACCTTTTCTCAGCTGGCGGTGATGGTCGACCTTTGCAAAGCCGAGGTTCCGGTAAGGGAGAGCCCTCAAAAGCGAAAGAGCTTCAGCAGGGGAGAGCTTGCCTTTCCTGAGGCGGGACAAAATTCTTTTTAGCTGCGGAAGGTCCATTGTATAAGAACCTCAGTTGGACATTACATTAAGTTTACTGTCCGAAACACGGATGGAGCAGGTGCCCGAGCTTTTGATGAGCTCCCCGTCAAATTTTGCGTAAGTCTCCAAAGGGCATTCAATATCGACCTTTGAGGCCCTCATACTTATCAGGTCATCAGCGTACCTTCCGCAGCCTTTCTTTATCTTTGAGCGGTTGGCCAGATACCGGAGCTTTCCGCCGCTTTTTATGACGGCAAGGTCAAGGAGACCGTCTTCAAGGCTGGCCTTTGGAGCCACAAGCCGGCCTCCAAACAGATATCTGCCGTTTGCCACCTGCACCGAAATTACCGAGGAGTCTATCACGGAGGAGTCTGCCGTTATAACCACCCGCAGCGGCTTGAACCTGCGGAAAAAGAAAAGAGCTTGCGACACTTTGTCCATTAAGGCAATAGGGCCGCTTCCTTCTATGCCTTGTTTTGCAAGTTCGGTCTTGAGGCCCAGGGACACGCCGTTCAAAAAATACCGCCCGTTAATAAGTCCTAGATCTATCTTTCTGGAGCGCCCCTCGACCGCGGTCTCGCATGCAGAAATAAGATCCTCGGGATCCAGCCCAAGGGACCTTGCAAAATCGTTCTTTGTTCCTGCCGGGATCACAGCAAGACGCGTTCTGCTCCCTGCCAGCCCGTTGGCAACCTCGTTGGCAGTGCCGTCACCGCCTACAGACAGGACCAGATCAAAGCCGTCTTCGACCGCCTTTTTTGCAAGGGTCGCGGCGCCCATCGGCCTAAAGGTGCGGTCAAGGCTGTACTCCAGCCCTCTGCCGCACAAAAAGTTCTCGACCTCGTACGCGAGCTTTTTTGCTTTTCCTTTACCGGCCTGCGGATTGACAATGATCTTGATGTTCATCAGTTAAAGAATTATAACATAACCCTTGAGCCAAACCGCCTCACCGCGCCTTAAAATAAAGGACCCCGTGGATCTCCGGGGTCTTCTTTTATATAAAAGTACTTTTCAGCCTATTTTTTTGAGGATGTTGCCCACCACCATATCAAAGCGATGACTATTATCGCTATAACTACCCACCATATCCAGTTCATATCTTCACCTCCTTTGCTCAAGGATGTGCAAATTCTACCACCGGGAAAGTGTTTGTCAAGGGGTGCTCTTGAAAGAGGCGGATAAAAAGATTAATATAAAAAAAGACATGAACTTCAATTATCTTCCGCCGCTTCCAAAACCCTGTACTCTGGTGCCTGAGGCCTGGAAGGACGCGGCCAAACGGCCGAGGGGCCTTGAATACAGGAACGGCATCTATTACGCAATGGATGCCATGCCGGCCAAGAACACGGTGCTTATAAGCGCGGACTCCGTTGCCCATCTCAAAGAACTGTGTTTTTTCCTCATCTGGAGATATCAGAAGACCTATACCAGGGATTATTACGAAACACTTTACGGCAAAATGTTCCAGGCTTTTTGCGATCTGCTCGACGGCAAAAGGGCCTCTCTCAGCGGGGTTCCGGGGCTTTTTAGCGGCATAGTTTTCGGCGACAAGCAGTACAAATTCAAGATGACATTTTATTCACAGCAGACCGTGCCCATGCAGTTTTCGGGGTCAAAGATCTGTATGGGGCTTGCTGTTGACAGGGTGCAGAACGCGGCCGGACTTCCGGTAAAGAACCCCCAGGACCTTGCCAATGCTTATAAGGAACTAAAGACCATTGTTGGCCAGGAGCTTGATTACATGGCACAAAACCCCAACCTAAATAAGAAAGACGCTCCGGACCCCAAAGCCAAACAGTGAAAAAGCTTTACCTTGCCTCCGCCTCCCCCCGAAGAAAACGCCTGATAAAAAAAATAAAGGGCTGGAAGCTCTTTGTTTTACGGAATGATCATGACGAAAATGAGAATAAACGGCTGCCGCCCGGCAGACTGGCGGTCCATCATGCAAGAGAAAAAGCGCAGAAAGCGGCGCCAAAAGTTAAGAGCGGAACGATCGTGGCTGCAGATACGATAGTTGTCTGCGCCGGAAAGATACTGGGGAAACCCAAGAATAAGAAAGATGCTGCAAGGATGCTGAGGGTGATAAGCAATAAGGTGGTGCGGGTAATTACGGGGATTGCGGTGATGAGGATTGATAGGGGCATGCATCTGCCTTGCCGGACGGGACAAGAAACCACCCTTGTTAAGATCAAAAAATTGTCCAAAGATGAGATAGATGCATATGTTAAGACCAGGGAGCCCCTGGATAAGGCTGGGGCTTTTGCCATCCAGGGCAGGGGAGCTTTCCTGGTGGAGCGGATAAAGGGTGACTATGATAATGTGGTGGGGCTGCCGATCAAAAAGTTGAAATCGATATTGGAGGGGCAGGCGGCCGCCTGCCCGTACGAAAAGAATGCCAAAAATGTATGATCTCATAATCGTGGGGGCAGGTCCCGCCGGAATGATGGCTGCAATAAGGGCCTCGGAGCGCGGGCTCAAGGTCCTGATCCTGGAAAAGAATTCCTCTGCGGGGAAGAAACTTCTCATCTGCGGCAACGGCCGGTGCAATGTGACCAATGCGGAAAAGGACCCCGCGGCTTTCTGCTTTAATTACATGAAGAACCCGAAGTTCATGATCAGCATGCTGCACAATTATTCGAACCTGGAAGTGATGGAGTTCTTTGAGTCGGCAGGAGTGGCTCTCAAAGTCGAGCCCGGTTTAAAAGTGTTCCCCAAAAGCAATAAGGCAAGGGATTTTCTTGACGCGCTTCTTAAGAGGCTTATAAAGCTTAAGGTGGACATCATTTATGAAGCGCCTGTCGAGGAGTTGCTCACCAGCCCTCACCCCCAACCCCTCTCCCAACCCCTCGACTACGCTCGGGGCAAGAGGGAGAGGGGAGCAGTCATCCGGGGTGTCAAGACCCCCAAGGGGGAATTCCTTGCGCCAAATGTCCTTCTCTCGACCGGGGGCAAAACAAAGCAGAGAACAGGTTCAACGGGAGACGGGTTCAGGTTTGCAGAGAGCCTGGGACATAAGATAATCCCTCCAAAGAAAGCGCTGTACCCGTTTGAGGTAAAGGAAGTAGATATCTGCAGGAAACTGAATGGTTTAAGTGTTGAAGCGGAAGTCTTGTTCATCAACCGCACCGGCCTGCTTTTTAAGGACCACGGCCCGATAATGTTCGCGAACTTTGGTCTTACCGGACCAACCATGATAAATGCAGGCCTTAATGTTTCGAACGCGCAGATGAGCGGCTTCAGGGTCTCGATAAATTTCTTCCCAGGTCTTGACGAAAAGAAAGTCGATGAGCTTTTGGTCGGTAATTTTGCGGCCAATCCCAATAAAGATGTTCTGAATTCCCTTTTCCTGCTGCTTCCCAAATCTTTACCGCCTGTGATCCTGGAGCTTTCCGGGATATCCCCGGACATCAAGGTCCACGACCTGACAAAAGAGCAGAGAAAACAAATACTGAAGCAGCTTACCGAGCTTTCATTCACCATCTCAAACTATGTCATTGTCAACAAATCGATCGCTACCGACGGAGGCATAGACCTTAAAGAGATCGATAATAAGACCCTGGAATCAAAAATAGTTAAAGGCCTGTATTTTGCGGGAGAGATACTTGATGTCATCGGAAAAACAGGCGGCTTCAATCTTCAGGCGGCCTGGTCAACGGGCTGGACGGCGGGCAACAGCGTTAGCGGTGGTATAATTAAATAAAATACGGCAAGGAGGAACAATATGTCTACCGATCTTGAAAAGGCCGCAAAGACCTCGATACTTCTGGAAGAAGAAGGATATGCTCTCTATATGAAGGCGGCAAACGCCTCAAAGAACGCTCTGGGAAGTGCCACGCTAAAAGCCATAGCCGATAAAGAGCTTATGCACATTAAGGCAATAGAGAACTTTTATTCCCAGATAACCGGTAAGGACTTTGACAAGGCTGCGGGTGCAGCGGATGCGCAGTGGAGCGAAAGACTTAAGTCCGAAGTCTTAAGCGGTATAAAAGGCTCGCTTGAAAAGAGCGTCGCACCTGATAAGGAGCTTCTGCATGCCTATGAAGTAGGCATGGACCTTGAGAAGAAGGGTTTCGACTTTTATAAAAAGATAGCCGGCGAGACCGAAGAGCCTGCCGCAAAAAAACTGTTCGAATTCCTTGCCAAGGAGGAGAGCATACATTATGACCTCCTTGAGGACACGCATCTTTACCTGTCAAATCCCTCCGAATGGTTCCACAAGGAGGAAAAATGGCTGGTCGAAGGCTGATACCGCGCCCAAGGGACCTGGCGCTTTTACTGACCGCTGTACTTTGTGCCGGCGTTCTCTTTTTTGCTCTCAGCAAGGGCTTCATCAAGAAGAACGACGAAATTAACATCCTTGTCATGGGGATCGACACCGCTTCGGGCTGGAGAGCGAGGTCGGACTCGATCAACCTGCTGCATATAGACTATGCGGAGAGAAGGATCGGCATCCTTGCCATACCAAGGGACACTCTCGTGGACATTCCGGGATACGGGCAGGACAAGATAAACCATGCTCATATGTACGGAGGCCCGGAGCTGTCCT of Candidatus Margulisiibacteriota bacterium contains these proteins:
- a CDS encoding NAD(P)/FAD-dependent oxidoreductase, translated to MPKMYDLIIVGAGPAGMMAAIRASERGLKVLILEKNSSAGKKLLICGNGRCNVTNAEKDPAAFCFNYMKNPKFMISMLHNYSNLEVMEFFESAGVALKVEPGLKVFPKSNKARDFLDALLKRLIKLKVDIIYEAPVEELLTSPHPQPLSQPLDYARGKRERGAVIRGVKTPKGEFLAPNVLLSTGGKTKQRTGSTGDGFRFAESLGHKIIPPKKALYPFEVKEVDICRKLNGLSVEAEVLFINRTGLLFKDHGPIMFANFGLTGPTMINAGLNVSNAQMSGFRVSINFFPGLDEKKVDELLVGNFAANPNKDVLNSLFLLLPKSLPPVILELSGISPDIKVHDLTKEQRKQILKQLTELSFTISNYVIVNKSIATDGGIDLKEIDNKTLESKIVKGLYFAGEILDVIGKTGGFNLQAAWSTGWTAGNSVSGGIIK
- a CDS encoding Maf family protein, producing MKKLYLASASPRRKRLIKKIKGWKLFVLRNDHDENENKRLPPGRLAVHHAREKAQKAAPKVKSGTIVAADTIVVCAGKILGKPKNKKDAARMLRVISNKVVRVITGIAVMRIDRGMHLPCRTGQETTLVKIKKLSKDEIDAYVKTREPLDKAGAFAIQGRGAFLVERIKGDYDNVVGLPIKKLKSILEGQAAACPYEKNAKNV
- a CDS encoding LCP family protein; this translates as MAGRRLIPRPRDLALLLTAVLCAGVLFFALSKGFIKKNDEINILVMGIDTASGWRARSDSINLLHIDYAERRIGILAIPRDTLVDIPGYGQDKINHAHMYGGPELSCLTVSNFLKVPVHYYIDINFPLFMNLVDSIGGVTVDVEKPLYYSDNAGSLHINLRAGPQKLSGYQAMG
- a CDS encoding diacylglycerol kinase family protein translates to MNIKIIVNPQAGKGKAKKLAYEVENFLCGRGLEYSLDRTFRPMGAATLAKKAVEDGFDLVLSVGGDGTANEVANGLAGSRTRLAVIPAGTKNDFARSLGLDPEDLISACETAVEGRSRKIDLGLINGRYFLNGVSLGLKTELAKQGIEGSGPIALMDKVSQALFFFRRFKPLRVVITADSSVIDSSVISVQVANGRYLFGGRLVAPKASLEDGLLDLAVIKSGGKLRYLANRSKIKKGCGRYADDLISMRASKVDIECPLETYAKFDGELIKSSGTCSIRVSDSKLNVMSN
- the larB gene encoding nickel pincer cofactor biosynthesis protein LarB; protein product: MDLPQLKRILSRLRKGKLSPAEALSLLRALPYRNLGFAKVDHHRQLRKGFPEVIYCPGKTIEHIKKIALTQKDVLATRADEKIFLEIKKVLPNAKYFPLARIISIRSTKRKDLSASKKPILVITAGTADIPVAEEAAVTAELLGNKANRIYDVGVAGLHRLLDRTKDIMSAPVIIVVAGMDGALPSVIAGLTSAPVIAVPTSVGYGASFKGLSALLTMMNACATGVGVVNIDNGFGAACLADAIMRRK
- a CDS encoding ferritin family protein; the encoded protein is MSTDLEKAAKTSILLEEEGYALYMKAANASKNALGSATLKAIADKELMHIKAIENFYSQITGKDFDKAAGAADAQWSERLKSEVLSGIKGSLEKSVAPDKELLHAYEVGMDLEKKGFDFYKKIAGETEEPAAKKLFEFLAKEESIHYDLLEDTHLYLSNPSEWFHKEEKWLVEG